The nucleotide window CCTGCCGCGCAAGGTCCTCCGCGAGATCGCGGGCGTGCCCATGGTGGTCTACGTCTTCAGGCGCGCCCAGGGCTGCCGGCTCCTCTCCGACCTCCTCGTCGCAACCGACAGCGAAGAGGTCGTCGAGGCCTGCCACGCTCATCACGTGCCCGCCGTGATGACCTCGGCCTCGCACCACTCCGGAACGGACCGGCTCTGGGAGGTCTCGCGCGCGCGAGTGGCCGACGTTTACGTCAACGTCCAGGGCGACGAGCCGCTGGTCACCACGGGGCACATCGAGACGCTGGTCCGGCCCTTTCTCAACGAGCCCGAGGTCCAGGTCACCACGCTCAAGATCCGCGCGACCCCCGACGAAGTCGCCAGCCGCACGGCCAACAAGGTGGTGACGGACCGCCACGGTAATGCGCTGTACTTCTCGCGGCTGCCGATCCCCTTCGATCGCGACAATGTCGGCGGCATCATGTACTGGAAGCACATCGGCATGTACGCCTATCGGCGCTCGGTCCTGGAGATGTACCATTCGCTGCCGCCATCAGCCCTGGAGAGGGCGGAACAGCTCGAGCAGCTCCGCCTCCTGGAGCACGGCATCCCGATCCGCGTTCTCGAGACCCGCGAGGCGACCATCGGCGTGGACACCGAGGAGGATCTCAAAGCGGTCGCCGCGCTCGTCGCATCCCGCCCGTTGTGAAACACGCGTGGCGTGAAACACGCCTGGCGTGACTAATCGCTGGGCCATCCTCGCGTTGATCATGGCCGCCCAAACCATGGCCAACGTCGCCCCGCTCGGCATCCCATCCATCGCGCCCTTGATCCGCGAGGACCTGGGACTCAGCCTGGCGCAGGCGGGCTCCTTTCTCTCCGCCTACTACGTCGGAGCCTCACTCATGTCCCTGCCCGCCGGCTGGATGGCCGACCGGTGGGGCGTCATGATGACCATGGTGCTGGGGCAGGCCGTCATCGCCGCCGGCCTCTACGCCGTCGCGGGCACGGGCTCCTTCTCCCTGCTCATGATCGTCATGATCTGCGCCGGCGTGGGCTACGGCATGCTCAACCCGACGACGGCCAAGGCGGTCATGGCATGGTTCCCCCGCCGCCAGCGCGCCACCGTCGTCGGCCTCAAGCAGGTCGGCCTGCCGCTGGGCGGCGCGATCGGCGCCTCGATCATGCCGCCGCTCGCCCTCTGGCTCGGTTGGCGACCGGCGGTCGCGCTACCGGCCTCGCTGATCGCGGTCCTGGGCGCGCTGACGTGGCTCCTCTACCGCGACCCGCCCGCCGCCGCCGACGCCGGAGGGACGCCGGCGGGAGTCGCGAGCCTCCGGAGCGTCCTCGGCAACCGCGACCTCTGGCTCGTCTCGGGCGCCACGCTGATCTTCGCGGGCATGCAGACGGTCTGGATGTCCTTCCTCGTCCTCTACCTGACGGAGGTGCTGCGCATCTCGCTGGTCCACGCGGGACGCTATCTCGTGATGGCCCAGGCGACCGGCATTGCCGGCCGCGTGATCTTCGGCATGCTCTCCGACCGGCTCTTCGGCGGGCGCCGGCGCATCGTGCTCGTCATCGCCGGCGTTGGCTCGACGGCCTGCTCGCTCGTGATGGCGGGAACAGGGCCCGGCACGAGCGCGTGGGTGCTGGCGCCGCTCGCGCTCGCCTTCGGCTTCTTCGGCATCGGCTGGAACGGCGTCCAGCACACGCTCATGGCAGAGCTGGTCGGCCCGCGCAGCGCGGGCACGGCCATCGGGCTCGGGCTCGCCATCTCGTCCTTCGGCGTCACCATCTGCCCGCCGATTTTCGGCCTGGCCGCGGAGCGCCTGGGCGGCTTCGGCGTGCCCTGGGCGGGGCTCGGCCTCGTCATGGCCGCAACCTTGTGCCTCCTGATCCCGGTGCGGGAAGGAAGGATGGAGACCCCGTGAGCGATCGCTCGTCCTACGGCTGGGTCGTGCTTGGCGCCGCCTTCGTCATCATCACCATGGCCGTCGGCACGCTCTTCTCGCTGGCCGTCTTCCTCAAGCCGCTCGAGGACTCCGTCGGCTGGGCGCGCTCGAGCGTCAGCGCCATCGCGCTCCTCAACTGGATCGCCATGGGCCTGGGCTCCTTCCTCGCGGGGTATCTCTCCGACCGTTTCGGCGCGCGCCCGGTGGTGGTCGGCGGCGGCGTGCTGCTCGGAGCGGGCCTGATCCTCTCCGGACGGACGGAGGCGCTCTGGCAGTTCTACGTCACCTTCGGCGTCCTGGTCGGCTTCGGCGTGAGCTGCTTCTACGTGCCGCTTACCGTGACGGTCATCCGCTGGTTCGATCACCGGCGCGGGTTGGCAGCGTCTATCGTCTCCTCGGGCAACGGCCTCGGCACGTTGGCCCTCGCCCCGCTCACCCGTTGGCTCATCAACAACTATGACTGGCGCACGGCCTTCCTGATTCTGGGCGAGCTCGCGCTGGTCGTCGTCCTCCCCGCAGCGCTCCTGCTGAGGCGGGCGCCCGCTGCCGCGCTCCCGGCGTCGCAGCCGGCGCCGGAGCCGGGGCTGACGGCCCGACGACTCTGGACCTTCTGGCCTTTCTGGGCCATCGCGCTGACCCACTTCGCCTGCTGCGCGGCTCATTCGGGACCGATCTTCCACATGGTTTCCCACGCCATAGACCAGGGCGTGCCGGCCCTGGCCGCGGCGGGGGCGCTGGGGATCTCGGGGCTGACCTCGATCATCGGGCGCGTGGGCACCGGCATGGTCGCCGACCGCGTCGGCGCCAAGCCCACCCTGATCGTCGGCCTGATCCTCCAAGCCATGACCATCTTCCTGTACGTCTTCGCCGGCAACGCGGGCACGCTCTACGCGCTGGCCATGGTCTTCGGGGTCGCCTATGGCAGCGTCATGCCGCTCTACGCCGTCGTCACTCGCGAGTACTTCGGCGACCGGGCCATGGGCACGGCCTATGGCGGCGTCTTCTTCATCTCCTGCATCGGCATGGGAGTAGGCTCCTACGCAGGAGGCATCATCCACGATGTGCTGGGATCCTACCTCTGGCTCTTCCTCGGCTCCGGTGCCATTGCCACCATGGCCATCGTGCTGGCCTTGACGCTCCGGCCGCCCAGGACCGCCCTGCGCCCGGCGTGACGCACAGCGGCGCTTTTCCCCGTTGACACGCGAGGCTGTTTCTTGCTAAGAATGCGCCACGATTTCGCGTGATTGCTCACCACTTCAGGAACCTGTGACTGCCTTCGCGAGCGTTGATCCTCACGGCCGGGGCTGGCCCCGCCGCACGGAGCCTGCTCACCCGAACCTGGAAGGGAACGGCTGCACACCACAGACGGTTCACCAAGAGTAAGGAGACCGAGTCAATGACGACAGAGAAGCGCGAGGACGGAGCGTCGAACAGCCCGCAGGTGGACCGCCGGACCTTCATCAAAACCACGGGCGTGGCCGCGGGTGTGGCGGGCGGCCTCGAGGGCATCCTGGCCGCGCGCCGCGCGCCGGCCTTCGCCCAGGGCACGAAGCTGCACTGGGTGCGCTGGGTGGACTTCATCCCGGAGTCGGACGTGGAGCTGAAGCGCCAGATGCCCGAGGCATCCAAGGCGCTGGGCGCCGAGTGCGTGCTCGAGACCATCAATGCCAACGACCTCCAGGCCCGCATCACCGCGGCCATCCAGTCGGGCGCCGGCGCCGACATCTTCAACTTCCAGTACAACTGGCCCCACCTGTACCAGAACGCCGTCGCGGACGTGTCCGATGTCGCCGGCGAGCTGGGCAAGGCCGAGGGCGGCTTCTACGAAATCTTCCCGCCCTCCTGCCAGGTCAACGGCAAGTGGCTGGCCCTGCCTCACTCGATCGTCGGGAACGCCGTCGCCTACCGGAAGTCCTGGCTGAAGGAGGCCGGAGCGAGCGAGTACCCCAAGACCTGGGACGCGGCGCTCAAGCTCTTCCCGGAGCTGAAGAAGAAGGGCAAGCCATACGGCCAGACGCTCGGCCACACATTCGGCGACGCGCCGACCTTTACGTACACGATGCTCTGGGCCTTCGGCGGCGCCGAGACGGACAAGACAGGAAAGAAGGTCGTGCTCAACAGCAAGGGAGCGGTCGACTCGGTCAAGTTCATGCAGTCGTTCTGGAAGGACTCCTGCGATGAGGGCGGGCTTGCCTGGGACGACACGAACAACAACCGCGCCTTCCACGCGGGCGAGATCTCTGCCACGCTCAACGGCGCCAGCATCTACATCGTGGCCAAGCGGCAGAAGGAGAAGATCAAGGACGAGAAGGGCGAGCCGATGTATCTCGACATCGGGCACGCGCCGCTGCCGGCCGGCCCGTCGGGCGCCTACCTCCTCTTCCTCAACCAGTCGAACGCGCTCATGAAGTACTCGAAGAACCCGAAGCTCGCGAAGGACTTCCTCCGCTGGATCCACAAGTCGGACAACTACGGCAAATGGTTCACGACGCAGGAGGGCTACAGCGTCGGCGGCACCAAGGTCTGGGAGAACAACCCCATGTGGGCCAAGCTCGACGAGCCGCTCAAGATGTTCCGGACCGCGGCGCGCAACACGCGCCTCTTCGGCTACGCCGGCCCGTCCACGGCCAAGGCGACCGAGGCCTTCACGAAGTACATCGTGACGGACATGTACGCCAAGGCCGTCCAGGGCATGAAGGCCGAGGACGCCGTGAAGTGGGCCGAAGGCGAGCTCAAGAAGGTCTACGAGGCCTAGTCACCGATCCGACATGACGGAGGGGTCTATGACGACTCCAATAGCTGACACCGCGACCACGGGACGGACAACCGTAGACCGCAGGACGTTTCTCACGACCGCCGCCGCCGCGGGTCTGACCGCGGCGGCAGGCATCGAGGGAATCCTGGCCGCCGGCCGGGCGCCGGCCTTCGCCCAGGGCACCAAGCTTCACATCGTCCGGTGGGTGGACTTCATCCCCGAGGCCGACCTCGAGCTGAAGCGCCAGGCGCCCGAGGCCTCCAAGGCTCTCGGCGCCGAGGTCACCTTCGAGTTCATCAACGCCAACGATCTCCAGGCACGGATCACCGCCGCCATCCAGTCCGGCAGCGGCGCCGACATCATCCAGATGCTCTGGAACTGGCCGCAGCTCTACGCCAATGGCCTGGTGGACGTGTCCGACGTCGCCGAGCCCATCGGCAAAGCCCAGGGCGGCTACTACGACGTGTTCAACAATACCGCGAGGGTCGGCGGGCGGTGGCTGGCGGTCCCGCACGGCACCGGCGGGAATGCCATCGCCTACCGTCGGTCGTGGCACGCGGAGATCGGGGTCAAGGAGTTCCCGAATACCTGGGACGAGTGGCGCGAGGTGGGCAAAAAGCTCAAGGCCAAGGGCAAGCCGGTGGGCCAGGCGCTCGGCCACAGCTTCGGCGACCCGCCGACCTTCGCGTATCCGCTCCTCTGGGACTTCGGCGGCGCCGAGGTTGACACGACCGGAAAGAAGGTCGTGATCAACAGCAAGGGCGCCATCGAATCGGTGAAGTTCATGCAGGCCTTCTGGAAGGACGCCTGCGACGAGGGCGGGCTTGCCTGGGACGATACCAACAACAACCGCGCCTTCCACTCCGGCGACATCTCGGCGACACTCAATGGCGCCTCCATCTACATCGTGGCCAAGCGACAGAAGGACAAGCTCAAGGACGAGAAGGGCGAGCCCCTCTTCCAGGACATCGAGCACGCGGCCCTGCTCCCGAAGGGACCGGCCGGGCAGTTCGCCCTCTACGGCGCCTTTCAGCACTCCGTCATGAAGTACTCGAAGAACCAGAAGCTCGCCAAGGATCTCCTCAGGTGGATGCACCAGAAGGAAAACTACGGGAAGTGGTTCGAGGTCAACGAGGGGTATACCGTCGGCGCCACCAAGGTCTGGGAGGAGGACCCGATGTGGAGCCGGATCGACAAGCCCCTGCAGATCTTCCGGCAGGCGGCGCGCCAGACGCGGATGTTGGGCTATCCAGGCCCGGCATCGGCCAAGGCCACGGAGTCCTACACGAAGTACATCATCGTGGACATGTACGCCAAGGCCGTCCAGGGCATGAAGGCCGAGGACGCCGTGAAGTGGGCCGAAGGCGAGCTCAAGAAGATCTACGAGGCCTGATAGCTATCTCTACACTACGGAGGGTCCATGACGACTCCAACAGCTGACAACGCAGCCACAGGACGGACGACCGTAGACCGCCGGACATTTATCAAGACGGCGGGCCTCACGGCGTCCGCCGCCGCGGGACTGACCGCGGCGGCGGGCATCGAGGGCATCCTGGCCGCGCGCCGCGCGCCGGCCTTCGCCCAGGGCACGCGGCTCAACATCCTCCGCTGGGTGGACTTCATCCCGGCCTGCGACGTGGAGCTGAAGCGCCAGGCGCCCGAGGCCTCCAAGGCGCTCGGCGCCGAGGTGGTTTTCGAGTTCATCAACGGCAACGACCTCCAGCCGCGGATCACGGCCGCCATGCAGTCGGGGGCGGGACCGGACATCATCATGATGCTGCACAACTGGCCGCACCTCTACCAGAACGGCCTCGTGGACGTGACCGATCTGGGTGATTGGCAGGGCAAGGAGCAGGGCGGCTACTACGCCCAGTCCGAGGCGGCTGCCAAGGACGGCAAGCGCTGGCTCGCCCTGCCCCACGGCATCGTGGGGCTGCAGTTCGCCTACCGGAAGTCGTGGTTCGACGAGGTGGGCCAGACCTCGTGGCCGAAGACCCTCGACGAGCTGCGCCAGGTCGGGATGAAGCTCAAGAAGAAGGGCCATCCTCTCGGCCAGACGCTCGGCCACACCTTCGGCGACGCTCCGGCCTGGTCCTACCCGCTCACCTGGGGTTTCGGCGGCGCGGAAGTGGACAGAACCGGCAAGAAAGTCGTGCTGAACAGCAAGGAGACCGTCGAGGCGGTCAAGTTCATGCAGGCCTACTGGAAGGACGCCTGCGACGAAGGCGGCTTCGCCTGGGACGACACGAGCAACAATCGCGCGTTCCTCTCGGGCGAAATCGCGGCGACTCTCAACGGCGCGAGCATCTACATCGCGGCCAAGCGGGGCCAGGACAAGATCAAGGACGAGAAGGGCGAGGCCATGGTCAAGGACATCCAGCACGGGCCCATCCCGAACGGGCCGGCCGGGACGTGGGCGTACCACGTCGCCTTCTCGCACGCCGTCATGAAGTACGGGAAGAACCCCAACCTTGCCAAGGACTTGCTCAAGTGGATGCATGGTAAGGACCAGTTCGGCAAGTGGTTCCTCGTCGCCGACGGCTTCTCGGTCGGCTCGACGAAGTACTGGGAACAGAGTCCGATGTGGAATACCATCGACGCGCCGATGAAGATCTATCGCCAGGCCGCCGCCGCCTCGCGGATGATCGGCTACGCCGGGCCGCCGTCGGCCAAGGCGACGGAGGTCTACTCGAAGTACATCCTGACCGACATGTACGCCAAGGCCTGCCAGGGCACCAAGGCCGAGGACGCCGTAGCGTGGGCGTCCGGCGAGCTGGGAAAGATCTACGGATAACGAAGTGAAGAAGCCCATCGCCGGCGGATCGGGCAGCGCGGCCGGAATCGCGGCCGCGCTGCCCCACGCCGAGGCGTCGCGCCCCGGGCGGATGACCCGGTGGCTCGAGAGCGAGCGCCTCCTGGCGACACTCCTGCTGGCGCCGGCGGTGCTCCTGCTCGGCCTCTTCATCGCCTACCCGTTCGTGATGGGCGTGTGGCTGTCAATGTCAAACGTCAGCGTGGGCAATCCGGGCGAGTTCGTCTGGTTCCGCAACTTCATCAAGGCCTGGAACGATTCGATCTTCCGGACCGCATTCGGGAACACGGTCTTCTACACGTTCTGGGCGACCATCTTCAAGCTGGCGCTCGGGATGTGGCTGGCGCTCCTCCTCAACCGGCACTTCCGGGGCAAGCGGATCGTGCGGGCCGGCATGCTCCTGCCCTTCATCGTGCCGACCGTGCTCAGCACCTTCGCGTGGCGCTGGATGTTCGACCCGACGTTCAGCGTGCTCAACTGGATGCTCTACCAGGGCGGCTTCATCACCACCAAGCTGCCCTTCCTCTCCGACGGCACCTACGGCATGTGGTGCGCCATCGTGGTCAACACGTGGCGCGGCATGCCCTTCTTCGCCATCACGCTGCTGGCCGGGCTGCAGACCATCAGCCCCGATCTCCAGGAGGCCGCCTCGCTCGACGGGGCCAACGGCTGGTACCGGTTCTGGCACGTCACCTGGCCGCTCCTCAAGCCCGTGACCGTGGTCGTCGTGGTGTTCTCGATCATTCAGACCTTCTCCGACTTCCAGCTGATCTACGTCCTGACGGGCGGCGGCCCGGCCAACGCCACGCACCTCCTGGCAACCTACGCCTACCAGATCGGCATCGCCACGGGGCTCCTGGGCGAGGGCGCCGCGATCTCGCTCTTCATGTTGCCGGTCCTCTTCATCGTGGTCTGGCTGCAGCTCCGCTACCTCCGCCGCCTGGAAGGGGCGTAGCGCGTGGTCATTGAACGCCGCTGGAAGCGGTGGGTGTACTTCTACATTCCGCTCACGGTCTTCGTGATCGGGACGCTCTTCCCCTTCTACTGGATGCTGATCACGGCCATTCGCCCCGATTCCGAACTCTACCGCTCCTGGCGGGCGGTCAACAACGCGCCCTTCTGGACGCTGCACCCGACGCTCGAGCACTTCCAGGACCTCTTCGCCAAGACCACGTTCCCGCGCTGGCTCTGGAACACGTTCTTCATCGCCTGCGCCTCCACGGCCATCTCGCTTTTCTGCGGGCTCCTGGCCGGCTACGCGCTCGGGCGCCTCAAGTTTCCGCTGGCCGGCACGATCGGCACCTCCATCTTCGTCACCTACCTCGTGCCGCCGACGCTCCTCTTCATCCCGCTGGCGAACATCATTCGCGCCTTCCAGCTCGGCGACACGCCGTGGGCGCTCATCCTGACCTACCCGACCTTCCTGATCCCCTTCTGCACCTGGCTGCTCATGGGCTACTTCAAGACCATTCCGAAGGAGCTGGAGGAGTGCGCGCGCATCGACGGCGCGACGCGCTTCGGGGCCATGATCCGAATCATCTTCCCGATCGCCGTTCCCGGCATCCTCTCGGCGGGGATCTTCGCCTTCACGCTGTCGTGGAACGAGTTCATCTACGCGCTCGTCTTCCTCTCCTCGCCCGAGAAGAAGACGGTCCCGGTCGGCGTGGTCTCGGAGCTGATCCGCGGGGACATCTACTTTTGGGGCCAGCTCATGGCGGGGGCCCTGCTGGGCTCCATCCCCGTCGCCGTCGTCTACTCCTTCTTCGTCGAGTACTACGTGACGGGCCTGACCGGCTCCGTCAAGGGGTAGCCACCACCCGAGGGAGGACTCGCAGGGCGCGGCGTCAGGCCCGGTGGGGGGGGCCTGGGGGAGGAGCGGCGGTCGCTCCCCCCCAGAACATAACTATGCTAGTATCCGCCGCGCGGGGGGTGTTGGCCTCCCGGGCGGGTGTCCGACTCTCAAGAATGAAAGAGGTCGCCCATGGCGCAGGTAATTCTCAAGGAACTGAACAAGAAGTACGACGAAGTGCACGCCGTCAAGGACGTCAACCTGACGATCCGGGACAAGGAGTTCATGGTCCTGGTCGGGCCGTCGGGCTGCGGCAAGACCACGACGCTCCGCATGGTCGCCGGGCTGGAGGAGATCACCTCCGGTGAGATCGCCATCGGCGACCGGGTCGTCAACGACCTGCCGCCCAAGGACCGCGACATCGCCATGGTGTTCCAGAACTACGCGCTCTACCCGCACATGAGCGTGTACGACAACATGGCCTTCGGCCTCAAGATGCGGAAGTTCCCGAAGCCCGAGATCCAGAAGCGCGTCCAGGACGCCGCTGAGATCCTCGGCATCCAGGAGCTGCTCAAGCGCAAGCCGCGCCAGCTCTCGGGCGGCCAGCGCCAGCGCGTCGCCGTGGGGCGCGCCATCGTGCGGCACCCGCAGGTGTTTCTCTTCGACGAGCCGCTGTCGAACCTCGACGCCAAGCTGCGCGTGCAGATGCGCGTCGAGCTCAAGCGGCTCCACGAACGCCTCGAGACCACCGCGATCTACGTCACCCACGACCAGGTCGAAGCCATGACCCTCGGCAGCCGGGTCGTCGTGATGAAGGACGGCTGGGTCCAGCAGGTGGGCGAGCCCATGGAGATCTATGCCAAGCCCCTGAACAAGTTCGTCGCGGGCTTCATCGGATCGCCGTCCATGAACTTCATCCCCGTCACGCTGACCGACGGCAGCGGCGCGCTCTTTGCCGAGGCCGCCGGCATCAAGATCAAGGTGCCGCCCCAGAAGGCGCAGAGCTTGATGCCCTACAAGGGCCAGTCCGTGACGCTCGGCGTCCGCCCGGAGGACCTGCGCGTCGGCGCGAGCTCGGACTCGGCCGACCTCTCCTTCGAGGCCGTGGTCGAGGTCGTGGAGCCGCTGGGCGCCGAGATCCTGCTCGACACCAAGGCGGCGGGGCAGCAGATCGTGGCCCGCGTCGAGCCCTCGGTCAAGACGCGCTCACACGAGAAGATTCGACTGACCTTCATTCCCGACCGCATCCACTTCTTCGACGCCAAGACGGAGCAGGTAATCAAGTAAGGATGAGGGCTCCTGCCCTCATCCTCATCCTCCTCTTCCTCCTCATCCTGACGGCCTCGGTCGCGAGCGCGGCCGAGCCCCTCGTCATCGGTGAGATCAACCCTCTGACGGGCGCGCTGGCGCTCCAGGGAACCAGTGTTCACCAGGGCATCGCGCTCGCCATCGAGGAGCAGAACGCACGGGGGGGCGTCGGCGGCCGATCGATCGCGCTCCTGTCCCGGGACGACGAGGGCAGGCCGGAACGGGCCCTCGCGGCCGCCGAGGAGCTGACCGGCCGCCGCGGCGCCGTCGCCCTGGTGGGCGGGTACGTCGACAGCCTCGTCGGGCCCATCGCCGAGGTGGCGGATCGCGCGCGCGTCCCCTACCTCGCCACGGCCTCCCTCGACGAGCGCCTCACCGAGCGGGGCAACCGGTACTTCTTCCGGATCTCAAGTCTCTCATCCTATGTGCGCGTCACGACCGGCATCACGCTGGACACCCTGAAGGCCGACAACGTCGCCATCCTGTACTCGCACACCCCGGGGGCGTCCCAGCTCGCCCGGCGCCAGAAGGAGGCGCTCGAGAAGGCGGGCGTTCGAGTGTCTGTCTACGAGCCTTTCGCTCCCGGGCTGTCGGACTTCACTTCCTTCCTGATCCGGATACGTGAGCAAGGGGCCCAGGTGCTCCTGTCCGATACCTTCTTCGCCGACCACCTGCTCCTTGTGCGCCAGATGGCGCAGGCGGGGATCACGGTGCGGGCGTTCCTCGGCGCCTTCGGCATGGAGTTCCCCAGCGTGATCCGCGAGCTGGGCTCATCGAGCGAAGGGCTGTACGGCACCACCGCCTGGCAGCTGGGAGTCCACCCGGGGGCGCAGGATGGCGAATCGCGCGCCTTCATCGATGCCTACGCCCGGCGCTTCGGAGGCGCGCCCGTGCCGCTGTCGATGCACGGCTACGCGGCCGCGCGCGTGCTGCTGGCCGCCCTCGAGGCGGTGGCGCGCGGCGGCCGGCCGGTCACGGGGGAGACGCTGCGCGATGCGCTGGCCGCTGCCGACGTGACGACGCCGCTCGGTCGCGTGAAGTTCGACAACAAGGGCGACCCGCTCTACTACGAGCGCGTGGTCGTCCAGATCCAGAACGGCCGGCACGTCGTCGTCTATCCGAAGACCCGCGCCACCGCTCCCATCCAGCTCCCCGCGCGCTAGAGGTCGGAACTGCGGTATGGTCCGGGTGACCATGAGGCGGACACAACGGCAGCGCGATATCCGGACCGCGTACCTGCTGCTGTCGCCCGCGGTCCTCCTGCTCCTGACAGTGCTGGCCTATCCCGTGGGGTGGGAGGTCTGGACGAGTCTTACCTCTCTCTCACCGCTCCAAGAGGGCGCCACGGCGTTCGTCGGGCTGCAGAACTACAGCCAGCACCTCGAGGACCCGCAGTTCTGGCGGACGGCGGCCGTGACCGTCGTCTACGCCGTGGTCACGATCGCGGCCAAGCTGGCCTTGGGGCTCGGCTTCGCCCTTCTCCTCGCCCGGCCCTTCCGGGGTCGGACCCTCGTGTTCCTGGCAATCTTCCTCCCGTGGGCGTACCCCGCGAGCGTGAGCGTGATGGGCTGGTACTGGACGCTCAACCCTCCGATTCCCACCGCCTACGCCGCCTTCATGGGCCACGTCAAGTACAGCGTGGACAGCGCGTTCGGCGGCGGCGCCTGGGTATTTGTGTCCGCCACGTTGTTCAACATCTGGCGCGGCAGCTCCTTCATCGGCGTGCTCCTGCTGGCAGGGATCAACGGGATCCCGCCGGAGCTGTTCGAGTACGCGCTCCTGGAAACGAAGAGTCCCTGGCAGCGCTTCCGGATGGTGACCATGCCGCTGCTCAAGCCGTTTCTCGCGCTGGGAGCGTTTCTCTCCCTGACGAGCGCGTTCTCGGACATCGCCAACGTCTGGATGCTCACCGCCGGCCGCATTGTCTTCCCCGTGCTCGGCACCCAGGCCTACTGGCTCGCCATCAACGGCGGACAGTTCGGGCCCGCCTCGGCGTTGTCGCTGCTGCTGGTTCCCTTCCTGCTCGGCGCCCTCCTGCTGCTGTTCCGGCTCTTCGATTCTCCGGAGCGGGAGGCCGCGTGAATCCCAGGCCCTGGTGGACGAAGCTCGGTCACCTGAGCCTGATACTGCTGGCCACGGTCTACTGTGTCTTTCCGGTCTACTTCATGCTGGTGCAGTCGCTGAAGACGGCCCAGGAGGATGTCTTCGGCAACCCGTTCATCGTCCTGCATCCGACCTTCGAGAGCTTCGAGGAGCTGTTCGAGGGCCGGGGCGAGGGTCGAGGCGTCATCGGCTCCACGCTCCGCCGCGCATACCCCTTCCTCGACT belongs to Candidatus Methylomirabilota bacterium and includes:
- a CDS encoding ABC transporter substrate-binding protein — translated: MRAPALILILLFLLILTASVASAAEPLVIGEINPLTGALALQGTSVHQGIALAIEEQNARGGVGGRSIALLSRDDEGRPERALAAAEELTGRRGAVALVGGYVDSLVGPIAEVADRARVPYLATASLDERLTERGNRYFFRISSLSSYVRVTTGITLDTLKADNVAILYSHTPGASQLARRQKEALEKAGVRVSVYEPFAPGLSDFTSFLIRIREQGAQVLLSDTFFADHLLLVRQMAQAGITVRAFLGAFGMEFPSVIRELGSSSEGLYGTTAWQLGVHPGAQDGESRAFIDAYARRFGGAPVPLSMHGYAAARVLLAALEAVARGGRPVTGETLRDALAAADVTTPLGRVKFDNKGDPLYYERVVVQIQNGRHVVVYPKTRATAPIQLPAR
- a CDS encoding sugar ABC transporter permease, with the protein product MRRTQRQRDIRTAYLLLSPAVLLLLTVLAYPVGWEVWTSLTSLSPLQEGATAFVGLQNYSQHLEDPQFWRTAAVTVVYAVVTIAAKLALGLGFALLLARPFRGRTLVFLAIFLPWAYPASVSVMGWYWTLNPPIPTAYAAFMGHVKYSVDSAFGGGAWVFVSATLFNIWRGSSFIGVLLLAGINGIPPELFEYALLETKSPWQRFRMVTMPLLKPFLALGAFLSLTSAFSDIANVWMLTAGRIVFPVLGTQAYWLAINGGQFGPASALSLLLVPFLLGALLLLFRLFDSPEREAA
- the ugpC gene encoding sn-glycerol-3-phosphate ABC transporter ATP-binding protein UgpC, translated to MAQVILKELNKKYDEVHAVKDVNLTIRDKEFMVLVGPSGCGKTTTLRMVAGLEEITSGEIAIGDRVVNDLPPKDRDIAMVFQNYALYPHMSVYDNMAFGLKMRKFPKPEIQKRVQDAAEILGIQELLKRKPRQLSGGQRQRVAVGRAIVRHPQVFLFDEPLSNLDAKLRVQMRVELKRLHERLETTAIYVTHDQVEAMTLGSRVVVMKDGWVQQVGEPMEIYAKPLNKFVAGFIGSPSMNFIPVTLTDGSGALFAEAAGIKIKVPPQKAQSLMPYKGQSVTLGVRPEDLRVGASSDSADLSFEAVVEVVEPLGAEILLDTKAAGQQIVARVEPSVKTRSHEKIRLTFIPDRIHFFDAKTEQVIK
- a CDS encoding carbohydrate ABC transporter permease produces the protein MVIERRWKRWVYFYIPLTVFVIGTLFPFYWMLITAIRPDSELYRSWRAVNNAPFWTLHPTLEHFQDLFAKTTFPRWLWNTFFIACASTAISLFCGLLAGYALGRLKFPLAGTIGTSIFVTYLVPPTLLFIPLANIIRAFQLGDTPWALILTYPTFLIPFCTWLLMGYFKTIPKELEECARIDGATRFGAMIRIIFPIAVPGILSAGIFAFTLSWNEFIYALVFLSSPEKKTVPVGVVSELIRGDIYFWGQLMAGALLGSIPVAVVYSFFVEYYVTGLTGSVKG